A stretch of Bacillus pseudomycoides DNA encodes these proteins:
- the glpX gene encoding class II fructose-bisphosphatase, producing the protein MERSLSMELVRVTEAAALSSARWMGRGKKDEADGAATSAMRDVFDTIPMKGTVVIGEGEMDEAPMLYIGEKLGTGYGPRVDVAVDPLEGTNIVAAGGWNALAVIAIADHGNLLHAPDMYMDKIAVGPEAVGAVDIDAPIIDNLRAVAKAKNKDIEDVVATVLNRPRHQAIIEEIRKAGARIKLINDGDVAGAINTAFDRTGVDILFGSGGAPEGVLAAVALKCLGGEIHGKLLPQNEAELARCKKMGIEDINRILRMEDLVKGDDAIFAATGVTDGELLRGVQFKGSVGTTESLVMRAKSGTVRFVDGRHSLNKKPNLVIK; encoded by the coding sequence GTGGAAAGAAGTTTATCTATGGAGTTAGTACGTGTAACAGAGGCTGCAGCATTATCATCAGCGCGTTGGATGGGACGCGGGAAAAAAGATGAAGCAGACGGTGCAGCAACATCAGCAATGCGCGATGTGTTCGATACAATTCCGATGAAAGGGACAGTTGTAATTGGCGAAGGAGAAATGGATGAAGCGCCAATGCTATACATCGGGGAAAAATTGGGTACGGGATATGGACCACGTGTCGATGTTGCAGTTGATCCGTTAGAAGGAACAAATATCGTGGCAGCTGGGGGCTGGAATGCACTTGCTGTTATTGCGATTGCGGATCATGGTAATTTGTTACATGCTCCTGACATGTACATGGATAAAATTGCGGTTGGACCAGAAGCGGTTGGTGCAGTTGATATTGACGCACCTATTATCGATAACTTACGTGCCGTTGCAAAGGCAAAAAATAAAGATATTGAAGATGTTGTGGCAACAGTTTTAAATCGACCACGTCACCAAGCAATTATTGAAGAAATTCGTAAGGCAGGCGCTCGTATTAAGTTAATTAATGATGGTGATGTAGCTGGAGCGATTAATACAGCGTTTGATCGTACAGGGGTTGATATTTTATTCGGTTCTGGTGGTGCACCTGAAGGCGTTCTTGCAGCAGTTGCATTAAAATGTTTAGGTGGAGAAATTCACGGGAAACTTCTTCCTCAAAACGAAGCAGAATTAGCTCGTTGCAAAAAAATGGGCATTGAAGATATCAATCGTATTCTTCGCATGGAAGACTTAGTAAAAGGTGACGATGCAATCTTTGCAGCAACAGGTGTAACAGATGGAGAATTACTACGCGGTGTTCAATTTAAAGGAAGCGTTGGTACAACAGAATCCCTTGTTATGCGTGCAAAATCCGGAACAGTTCGTTTCGTTGACGGACGTCACAGCTTAAACAAAAAACCAAATTTAGTTATTAAATAA
- the rho gene encoding transcription termination factor Rho encodes MNLSIAALENMKLKELYELAKEFKISYYSKLTKKELIFAILKARAEKEGFFFMEGVLEIIQSEGFGFLRPINYSPSSEDIYISASQIRRFDLRNGDKVSGKVRPPKENERYFGLLQVEAVNGDDPESAKERVHFPALTPLYPNRQMKLETEPKKLSTRIMDLIAPVGFGQRGLIVAPPKAGKTILLKEIAHSVTTNHPEAELIVLLIDERPEEVTDIERSVKGDVVSSTFDEVPENHIKVAELVLERAMRLVEHKKDVIILMDSITRLARAYNLVIPPSGRTLSGGIDPAAFHRPKRFFGAARNIEEGGSLTILATALVDTGSRMDDVIYEEFKGTGNMELHLDRSLAERRIFPAIDIRRSGTRKEDLLIPKEHLDKLWGIRKTMRDTPDFVEGFLRKLRQTKTNEEFLQNIVADSKRYVTTK; translated from the coding sequence ATGAATTTGTCAATTGCAGCATTAGAAAACATGAAATTAAAAGAGTTATATGAGCTTGCGAAAGAATTTAAGATTTCGTATTACAGCAAATTAACAAAGAAAGAGTTAATTTTTGCTATATTAAAAGCTCGTGCAGAAAAAGAAGGTTTCTTCTTTATGGAAGGTGTACTCGAAATTATTCAATCAGAAGGTTTTGGGTTCCTACGTCCAATCAACTATTCTCCAAGCTCAGAAGATATTTATATTTCAGCTTCGCAAATTCGTCGCTTTGATTTGCGTAATGGAGATAAGGTTTCTGGTAAAGTACGCCCGCCAAAAGAAAACGAACGCTATTTTGGATTGTTACAGGTTGAAGCAGTAAATGGAGATGACCCAGAATCTGCAAAAGAGCGAGTGCATTTCCCTGCATTAACACCGTTATATCCAAATCGTCAAATGAAATTGGAGACGGAGCCAAAGAAGCTGTCAACACGCATCATGGATTTAATTGCACCAGTTGGATTTGGACAACGTGGTTTAATTGTTGCGCCTCCAAAGGCTGGTAAAACGATACTATTAAAAGAAATTGCTCATAGTGTCACAACGAACCATCCAGAAGCAGAATTAATCGTACTTTTAATCGACGAACGTCCAGAGGAAGTAACGGATATCGAACGTTCTGTTAAAGGTGATGTTGTAAGTTCTACTTTCGATGAGGTACCAGAAAATCATATTAAAGTAGCTGAGCTTGTATTGGAACGTGCGATGCGTCTTGTAGAACATAAAAAAGACGTTATAATTTTAATGGATAGTATTACCCGTTTAGCACGTGCTTACAACCTTGTTATTCCACCAAGTGGACGTACATTGTCAGGTGGTATTGATCCAGCTGCATTCCATAGACCAAAGCGATTCTTTGGAGCAGCTCGTAATATCGAAGAGGGCGGTAGCTTAACAATTTTAGCGACGGCACTTGTTGATACAGGTTCTCGCATGGACGATGTTATTTACGAAGAATTTAAAGGAACAGGAAATATGGAACTTCATTTAGATCGCTCGTTAGCTGAGCGTCGTATCTTCCCAGCGATTGATATTCGTCGTTCTGGTACGCGTAAAGAAGATCTATTAATTCCGAAAGAACATTTAGACAAGCTATGGGGTATTCGCAAAACAATGCGTGATACACCAGACTTTGTTGAAGGTTTCTTACGTAAACTTCGTCAAACGAAAACAAATGAAGAATTTTTACAAAACATTGTTGCAGATTCCAAAAGATATGTAACAACAAAGTAA
- a CDS encoding thymidine kinase, whose product MYLINQNGWIEVICGSMFSGKSEELIRRIRRTQFAKQNAIVFKPCIDNRYSEEDVVSHNGLKVKAVPVSASNDIFDHITEEMDVIAIDEVQFFDGDIVEVVQVLANRGYRVIVAGLDQDFRGLPFGQVPQLMAIAEHVTKLQAVCSVCGSPASRTQRLINDEPASFDDPIILVGASESYEPRCRHCHAVPTKQR is encoded by the coding sequence ATGTACTTAATAAATCAAAACGGTTGGATTGAAGTGATTTGCGGGAGTATGTTTTCTGGAAAATCAGAAGAGCTCATCCGCCGCATCCGCCGTACACAATTTGCAAAGCAAAATGCAATTGTATTTAAACCATGTATTGATAACCGTTATAGTGAAGAAGATGTTGTATCACATAATGGATTAAAGGTAAAAGCAGTTCCTGTTTCAGCTTCAAACGATATATTTGATCATATAACAGAGGAAATGGACGTTATTGCAATTGATGAGGTGCAATTCTTTGATGGGGACATTGTGGAAGTGGTGCAAGTATTGGCAAATCGTGGCTATCGTGTCATTGTAGCCGGTTTAGACCAAGATTTCCGTGGTCTACCATTTGGACAAGTTCCTCAGCTGATGGCGATTGCCGAGCATGTAACGAAGCTGCAAGCCGTTTGTTCTGTATGCGGATCTCCAGCAAGTCGTACACAGCGTTTAATTAATGATGAGCCAGCTTCTTTTGATGATCCAATTATTTTAGTTGGAGCTTCAGAGTCATATGAACCACGTTGTCGTCATTGTCATGCTGTACCTACAAAACAAAGATAA
- a CDS encoding type B 50S ribosomal protein L31 translates to MKAGIHPDYKKVVFMDTNTGFKFLSGSTKGSSETVEWEDGNTYPLLKIEISSDSHPFYTGRQKFATADGRVDRFNKKYGLK, encoded by the coding sequence ATGAAAGCAGGAATTCATCCAGATTACAAGAAAGTTGTATTCATGGACACAAACACAGGCTTCAAATTCTTAAGCGGATCTACTAAAGGATCTAGCGAAACGGTTGAGTGGGAAGATGGAAACACTTATCCATTACTAAAAATTGAGATCAGTTCTGATTCTCACCCATTCTACACTGGACGTCAGAAGTTTGCTACTGCAGACGGACGTGTTGACCGCTTCAACAAGAAATACGGTCTTAAGTAA